The Lewinellaceae bacterium genome includes a region encoding these proteins:
- a CDS encoding gliding motility-associated C-terminal domain-containing protein — translation MRHRLLILFFIFIIPIAAKTQNCGLADTILIQTNSTSTVDFTLTDYFNNDLSDPMQGLCGVELHFFHQLSENLEVSLTSPAGQTVDLIGPNTDDPFAFTFFTKWKITFVQCSETAMPDLGYLAQWDNDQPNNFVSGGQYDGSYHPYNGCLEDFNTGPVNGQWTFTINNDPSNYPGAFVFIRLIFCDSRGVDCCFAVPGEINEPDLLTCEGDSSLIFDPEMFFITGPADTSEYGYQYTIYEDSLLIAYDTTLNLLNYPAGQYEVCGLSYRLTELDSLPVADGTLRLDVFRDSLNSLTPWFCGKLTDSCMLIHIVATPDPVSFEQTICAGDSIMVGDTTLMEEGLHTITLLNYAGCDSIVNVNLHLEQSPIIVVDSTICLGDSVQIGPSVYFNSGLFSDTLQTYALGCDSIVNLNLTVLQPVFVDRNVTICAGDSFAVGDSTFTEQGVYSVLMTSAAGCDSTVNLTLNVLQVTALVTAPDTINCFNQGIFLNGSGSQPQGQLTYGWYNIQGQFLGSGLLLMVEQADTIFLEVSATLNTTTCFNRDTVIVIESFAAPMADAGLPDTITCAQPTVTLGGPATTMGPGIGYQWTTPTGHFVSASNIKMPVVDGAGAYTLVVRDLENGCRDTSSVTITIDTLAPIAEAGDGFVINCLTLDGSLSSAGSSTGSIYASNWTGPCIETLPTDPDITVSCAGTYYFQVENQENGCMATDSVLVTGNHESPSAIIATPDTLNCLQDQLVLDGSGSTPQDSLLFEWSGPGIVGSNDIANPLINLQGVYTLTVTNMFNFCENSTMVTVVKDTLRPVADAGQDGILTCDITELPLGGPNTSMGAEFTYTWITSDGHFTQPPGGPFNAADSSGVYQLEVINEINGCRDTSTVIFGADQQIPYVDGGPDQEFTCGDESLILDGSNSDVTQNLAVQWTGPCIETPADDLVVTISCPGTYYLALTDVDSGCQARDTVVVSTDPAALFAILPDSAIISCETGTVTLDGSASSLAIYQWLLDGQPVALSGNSPTVSQPGFYQLVVSSINQVCIDTAGIQVVLDCDFEVSLAYEPQPITCGESITFVDTEVTPPNPNYVYAWEGPAPGCILTNSTTQDIQVICAGLYTLIVTNPAIGISDTLSAEVFANEGVPVAEAGPSDTLTCTQQTVFLDGTESSTGLSIAYVWTSISDDTLGFQPLIAVNTPGIYFLEVVDTLNDCSAFDVVEVFLNNTVPNIVFGNSVFLCESDTFALEAFVSPATGVYEYTWSGPGIVSADSSVVLIDSTGEYVLEVLNTQSGCMATGTVNVVEQICIPCLEILPPDELTCDVESIVLQGQFCEPCGGCEIEWTTPNGEIISDTTSLNPVVGAPGIYNFTATDTLGYSTTVSVIVSGQFDLPDAFAGADATITCDSSSVTLGDNMTSSGPDFNYSWTSITGSLIAPTDQRFAVAYAPGTFVLEVENTLTGCLNYDTVAVVIDTLPPIANAGSDQLLTCDVSLIILDGSGSSLGNNYSYGWQAPAPNCLMGLNSLNPIVSCEGTYLLTVTNMLNGCNDTSSVHVGITDDLPEIQPIPGGVLDCQTNLITLTGNTPQPAASYSVTWCPLDVSGNPVTGECMDNLEFQANAPGSYQFQVKDNNSGCSNALTVMVTQDTVPPMVDAGIDATLLCNSDSLVLQGMAGPDMAMIDVLWTADGGQLINHPTDLQAVIFGPGVYYLQGTSTSNNCTSIDSVVISLDVNIPIAEAGQDTTLTCSVATLILEGSAQTSSGNASFLWSTPDGNILNGDGTSTPEIDQPGIYFLTVLDNQNGCVAIDSLLVDQMIDAPTAVINGVGALELTCTVDSLIVEAAGSFSTTGASLAFQWQVVDDGHLFGDLMADSVGVDASGLFLLLVTDTENGCLDSLEFTVGENTILPPILYEPPLDLDCANEQVVIDATATDTTGMMVIWSTEAEGIILEDALSLLVFEPGVYMMTVVNEENGCESTVDIFIDIDTLSPTVIIQPVSEMLDCEIREVKIDAGNSSTGSQYFSQWTANPGLILSGQDSLVAFVGEAGNYTLEILNTQNGCSSSGTVAVLEAATPLTGVEVTVIEPGCLNYSGGSITVDTVLGGTPLFLYSLNGSSFTSTSVFSGLTAGVYELAVRDVNGCEWQESIILLEPEELVVDLGPDIELVLGDSVRVEALVNRTTYDTLYWMPAEAFDDPSNPVQVLNPEVTTAYSVFVVDENGCTDSDVILINLVKPRQFYIPNVFSPANDDGNNDIFMIFGGPEVKEILTFQVYDRWGNLVYQHENFQPNDPTFGWDGTLDGRLMNAAVFGYYVSIEFVDGWIEQVKGDVILMR, via the coding sequence ATGAGGCATCGTTTACTCATTTTGTTTTTTATTTTCATCATTCCCATTGCTGCCAAAACGCAAAACTGCGGCCTGGCGGATACTATTCTTATTCAGACAAACAGTACCTCTACTGTTGATTTTACCCTTACAGATTATTTTAACAACGACCTTTCCGACCCCATGCAGGGGTTGTGTGGAGTAGAACTGCATTTCTTCCACCAGCTTTCGGAAAACCTCGAAGTTTCCCTGACCTCTCCTGCCGGTCAAACGGTGGACCTGATCGGGCCGAATACGGACGATCCTTTTGCTTTTACCTTTTTTACCAAATGGAAAATCACCTTCGTTCAATGCAGCGAAACGGCGATGCCTGACCTGGGGTACCTGGCCCAATGGGATAATGATCAACCCAATAATTTTGTGTCTGGTGGACAATACGACGGCTCTTATCATCCTTATAACGGCTGCCTGGAAGATTTTAATACCGGTCCGGTCAATGGACAGTGGACTTTTACCATCAATAATGATCCGTCAAATTATCCCGGGGCATTCGTTTTTATCCGGCTGATCTTTTGCGATTCGCGGGGCGTGGATTGTTGTTTTGCCGTGCCCGGAGAAATCAATGAGCCTGATCTGCTGACCTGTGAAGGGGATTCCAGCCTGATATTTGATCCGGAAATGTTTTTTATCACGGGGCCTGCCGATACTTCCGAATATGGCTACCAATACACAATATATGAGGATAGCTTGCTCATTGCCTATGACACTACCCTCAATTTACTGAATTATCCAGCAGGTCAATACGAAGTCTGTGGCCTTTCTTATCGCCTTACCGAACTGGACAGTCTTCCTGTCGCCGACGGAACGCTTAGGTTGGATGTCTTCAGAGATTCACTCAATAGCCTGACGCCCTGGTTTTGCGGCAAGCTTACGGATAGTTGTATGCTCATCCATATTGTTGCCACTCCGGATCCTGTAAGTTTTGAACAAACGATATGCGCGGGAGATTCCATCATGGTGGGCGATACTACGCTGATGGAAGAAGGGTTGCATACCATCACTTTGCTTAATTACGCCGGTTGTGACAGTATTGTGAATGTGAATCTGCATTTGGAACAATCCCCCATAATTGTAGTGGATTCAACCATTTGTCTCGGAGATTCGGTACAGATTGGCCCTTCCGTTTATTTCAACTCGGGATTGTTTTCCGACACTTTACAAACCTATGCCCTGGGTTGCGATAGTATTGTAAATCTGAACCTGACGGTACTCCAGCCTGTTTTTGTTGACAGAAATGTTACAATATGCGCCGGAGATAGTTTTGCGGTTGGGGATAGTACCTTTACGGAACAAGGTGTTTATTCGGTATTGATGACTTCTGCGGCCGGTTGTGACAGTACCGTGAATTTAACATTGAATGTATTGCAGGTAACTGCCCTGGTCACAGCACCGGATACCATCAATTGTTTTAACCAGGGCATTTTTTTGAATGGCAGCGGCTCTCAACCACAGGGACAACTTACCTATGGTTGGTACAATATTCAGGGACAATTCCTGGGGTCAGGTTTACTTTTGATGGTGGAACAGGCAGATACGATTTTCCTGGAAGTTTCAGCAACGCTCAATACGACCACCTGCTTTAACAGGGATACCGTTATCGTAATTGAATCTTTTGCCGCCCCGATGGCCGATGCCGGTTTGCCGGATACCATTACCTGCGCACAACCTACGGTCACTCTTGGTGGTCCGGCCACTACGATGGGGCCCGGGATAGGTTATCAATGGACAACTCCCACGGGACATTTTGTCTCCGCCTCAAACATAAAAATGCCCGTCGTGGATGGAGCGGGGGCATACACTCTGGTCGTCAGAGATTTGGAAAACGGGTGCAGGGATACATCTTCAGTAACCATTACCATAGACACCCTTGCTCCAATTGCAGAAGCCGGCGATGGATTTGTGATCAACTGCCTGACCCTGGATGGATCGCTTTCTTCAGCAGGGTCTTCCACCGGAAGCATTTATGCGTCCAACTGGACCGGACCTTGTATTGAAACCTTACCGACGGATCCGGACATCACCGTTTCCTGTGCCGGGACGTATTATTTCCAGGTCGAAAATCAGGAAAATGGCTGCATGGCTACGGACAGCGTTTTGGTAACAGGCAATCATGAATCGCCTTCCGCCATTATTGCCACTCCCGATACACTCAATTGTTTACAGGATCAACTGGTGCTGGACGGCAGCGGCTCAACCCCGCAGGACAGCCTGCTCTTTGAATGGTCGGGGCCCGGAATAGTTGGAAGTAATGATATTGCCAATCCGCTGATCAATCTACAAGGTGTTTATACCCTAACGGTAACCAATATGTTCAATTTTTGTGAAAATTCAACCATGGTCACGGTGGTAAAAGATACCCTTCGTCCAGTCGCGGATGCGGGCCAGGATGGTATTCTCACATGTGATATTACTGAATTGCCTTTGGGAGGACCGAATACGTCCATGGGAGCGGAGTTTACCTACACATGGATCACCTCAGATGGACACTTTACCCAACCTCCTGGCGGGCCTTTTAATGCTGCTGATTCTTCAGGCGTTTACCAGTTGGAAGTCATCAATGAGATCAATGGCTGCCGGGATACTTCTACGGTTATTTTCGGGGCTGACCAGCAGATTCCTTATGTTGATGGGGGGCCGGACCAGGAGTTCACCTGTGGTGATGAAAGTCTTATCCTGGACGGATCCAATTCTGATGTTACACAAAACCTGGCGGTTCAATGGACGGGCCCTTGTATAGAAACCCCGGCGGATGATTTGGTGGTAACCATCAGTTGCCCCGGTACCTATTATTTAGCCTTGACGGATGTAGATTCCGGCTGCCAGGCAAGGGATACGGTGGTCGTATCAACGGATCCTGCAGCGCTGTTTGCCATTTTGCCTGATAGTGCTATTATCTCCTGTGAAACCGGGACAGTGACACTGGATGGCTCTGCGTCTTCCCTGGCCATTTACCAATGGTTATTAGACGGGCAGCCCGTGGCTTTAAGCGGGAATTCGCCGACGGTTTCCCAACCCGGATTTTATCAATTGGTGGTTTCAAGTATTAACCAGGTGTGCATCGATACGGCCGGCATTCAAGTCGTATTGGATTGTGATTTTGAAGTAAGCCTGGCTTATGAGCCCCAACCAATCACCTGTGGAGAATCTATTACCTTTGTAGACACTGAAGTAACGCCCCCCAACCCGAATTATGTTTACGCCTGGGAAGGACCTGCGCCCGGATGTATCCTGACCAATTCGACCACACAGGATATTCAGGTGATATGCGCTGGTCTTTATACCCTGATCGTAACCAATCCTGCCATTGGAATAAGCGACACCTTATCGGCAGAGGTTTTTGCCAATGAAGGGGTGCCGGTCGCTGAGGCGGGGCCTTCGGATACGCTGACTTGTACCCAGCAAACGGTCTTTTTGGATGGGACAGAATCCTCCACCGGATTATCAATCGCCTATGTGTGGACAAGCATTTCGGATGATACCCTGGGGTTTCAACCCCTCATAGCCGTGAATACTCCCGGGATTTATTTCCTTGAAGTGGTGGATACCCTGAATGATTGCAGTGCTTTTGACGTGGTGGAAGTTTTTTTGAATAATACCGTACCCAATATCGTTTTTGGCAATTCGGTTTTTCTTTGCGAAAGCGACACCTTTGCTTTGGAGGCTTTTGTCAGTCCTGCCACCGGTGTTTATGAATACACCTGGTCAGGTCCAGGTATTGTATCCGCAGATTCATCCGTGGTGCTTATCGATTCTACGGGAGAATATGTGCTTGAAGTATTGAATACTCAGAGTGGGTGTATGGCCACGGGAACGGTCAATGTCGTTGAACAAATATGTATTCCCTGTCTTGAAATCCTTCCTCCTGATGAGCTTACCTGTGACGTTGAATCCATTGTTTTGCAGGGGCAGTTTTGTGAACCCTGCGGGGGGTGTGAAATTGAATGGACTACTCCCAACGGGGAAATCATTTCAGATACCACCTCTCTCAACCCTGTTGTTGGCGCTCCGGGGATTTATAATTTCACGGCCACCGATACCCTGGGGTATTCCACTACAGTTTCAGTGATCGTGTCGGGCCAGTTCGATCTGCCGGATGCTTTTGCCGGCGCGGATGCTACGATCACCTGTGATAGCTCCTCGGTTACCCTGGGAGATAATATGACTTCCTCCGGACCTGATTTTAATTACTCCTGGACTTCCATAACTGGTTCGCTAATAGCCCCCACTGACCAGCGATTTGCCGTGGCTTATGCCCCCGGCACCTTTGTGCTTGAAGTGGAGAATACCCTCACCGGATGCCTCAACTATGATACGGTCGCCGTGGTTATTGATACTTTACCGCCGATAGCCAATGCTGGTAGTGATCAGCTCCTAACCTGTGATGTGTCTCTTATCATCCTGGACGGAAGCGGTTCCAGTTTAGGGAATAATTATTCATACGGCTGGCAGGCTCCGGCTCCGAATTGCCTGATGGGCCTCAATAGTCTGAATCCCATTGTGAGTTGTGAAGGAACTTACCTGCTGACCGTGACAAATATGTTGAATGGTTGTAACGATACCAGTAGTGTTCATGTGGGCATTACCGACGACCTTCCTGAAATTCAGCCCATTCCAGGGGGGGTGCTGGATTGTCAGACGAATTTAATTACCCTTACGGGAAATACGCCACAGCCGGCAGCTTCTTACTCAGTAACCTGGTGCCCACTGGATGTTTCAGGCAACCCGGTAACAGGGGAATGTATGGACAATCTTGAATTTCAGGCGAATGCCCCCGGAAGTTACCAGTTTCAGGTGAAGGATAACAATTCAGGATGCTCCAACGCACTTACCGTAATGGTTACTCAGGATACTGTGCCTCCCATGGTCGATGCAGGAATCGACGCCACCTTGCTTTGTAATTCCGATAGCCTGGTATTACAAGGCATGGCCGGACCAGATATGGCGATGATTGATGTTTTGTGGACAGCCGATGGAGGGCAACTCATCAATCATCCGACAGATTTGCAGGCAGTCATATTTGGCCCAGGAGTTTATTACCTGCAGGGGACTTCCACATCAAATAATTGTACCTCCATCGACAGTGTTGTGATCAGTCTCGATGTAAATATACCCATCGCGGAAGCCGGTCAGGATACCACGCTTACCTGCTCGGTGGCTACCCTGATCCTTGAAGGAAGCGCCCAGACTTCAAGTGGTAATGCTTCTTTTTTATGGTCGACTCCGGATGGCAATATCTTAAATGGCGATGGCACATCAACGCCCGAAATCGATCAGCCCGGGATTTATTTTCTCACGGTGTTGGATAATCAAAACGGGTGCGTAGCCATTGATTCCCTTTTAGTAGATCAAATGATTGATGCACCGACTGCTGTGATCAATGGGGTTGGAGCGTTGGAACTTACCTGTACTGTAGATAGTTTGATTGTAGAGGCTGCGGGTTCTTTTTCTACTACCGGGGCTTCACTGGCTTTTCAATGGCAGGTAGTGGATGATGGTCACCTTTTCGGAGATTTGATGGCTGATTCCGTTGGAGTCGATGCTTCGGGGCTCTTTTTGCTTTTGGTCACAGATACTGAAAATGGATGTTTGGACTCCCTTGAATTCACTGTGGGGGAAAACACGATACTTCCGCCGATCCTTTACGAACCTCCATTGGACCTGGATTGTGCCAATGAGCAGGTCGTAATTGATGCAACGGCCACCGATACGACGGGAATGATGGTTATCTGGTCAACTGAGGCGGAAGGGATTATTCTCGAAGATGCCTTGTCGCTGCTCGTATTTGAGCCCGGGGTTTATATGATGACAGTTGTGAACGAAGAAAATGGTTGTGAATCGACCGTTGATATTTTTATTGATATAGATACGTTGTCTCCAACGGTGATCATTCAACCAGTATCGGAAATGCTGGATTGTGAGATCCGTGAAGTGAAAATCGATGCCGGTAATTCATCCACAGGAAGCCAGTATTTTTCCCAGTGGACCGCCAACCCCGGGCTTATTTTATCCGGTCAGGATTCCCTCGTGGCTTTTGTGGGGGAAGCGGGAAATTATACCCTGGAAATTTTGAATACTCAAAATGGTTGTTCTTCATCAGGAACTGTGGCGGTGCTTGAGGCTGCCACGCCTTTGACAGGGGTGGAGGTAACCGTAATAGAGCCTGGTTGTCTCAATTATTCAGGAGGCAGCATCACCGTGGATACTGTTTTGGGAGGAACGCCTTTATTTTTATATTCCCTCAACGGGAGTTCCTTTACTTCCACTTCCGTTTTTTCCGGCCTCACCGCCGGTGTTTATGAACTCGCGGTAAGAGACGTTAATGGTTGTGAATGGCAGGAAAGTATTATTTTGCTCGAACCCGAAGAGTTGGTAGTGGACCTTGGACCGGACATTGAGCTTGTGCTGGGAGACAGCGTCCGGGTAGAAGCGCTGGTCAACCGAACCACCTATGACACCCTGTACTGGATGCCGGCTGAGGCTTTTGACGATCCCTCGAACCCTGTTCAGGTACTGAACCCTGAAGTCACGACAGCCTATTCTGTTTTCGTAGTGGATGAAAACGGCTGTACGGATTCAGACGTGATCCTCATCAACCTGGTGAAACCGAGGCAGTTTTATATTCCCAATGTATTCTCACCGGCCAACGATGATGGGAATAATGATATTTTCATGATATTCGGGGGACCGGAGGTTAAAGAAATCCTCACTTTCCAGGTTTACGACCGTTGGGGGAACCTGGTTTATCAGCATGAAAATTTCCAACCCAATGATCCGACGTTTGGATGGGATGGAACCCTTGACGGACGATTGATGAATGCTGCTGTTTTTGGCTATTATGTGAGCATTGAATTTGTTGACGGCTGGATCGAACAGGTAAAGGGGGATGTTATTCTGATGCGGTAA